One Phoenix dactylifera cultivar Barhee BC4 chromosome 8, palm_55x_up_171113_PBpolish2nd_filt_p, whole genome shotgun sequence genomic window carries:
- the LOC103711252 gene encoding uncharacterized protein LOC103711252 translates to MVSLQAALSSEEKEYSNLENPLSMKRKREYSEESDDNFFAKEFKSSKAEDVDLHLDSPLPLEWERCLDIKSGQIHFYNTRTHRRTYRDPRESTEPPASCPSLDLELNLTFEPPRSHISGEERIKQDCNSRDNSGSLSRSLTSLETEQQEMVAAVCMRCHMLVMMSKATPSCPNCKFVHPPSYSSSRSLKPGFKLLCCKD, encoded by the exons ATGGTGTCCTTGCAAGCAGCCCTCTCTTCAGAGGAAAAGGAATACTCCAACCTGGAGAACCCGCTATCGATGAAAAGGAAGAGGGAATACAGTGAAGAGAGCGACGACAACTTCTTCGCAAAGGAGTTCAAGTCGTCGAAAGCCGAGGACGTCGATCTCCATCTCGACTCTCCCTTGCCCTTGGAATGGGAACGATGCCTTGATATCAAG TCAGGCCAGATTCACTTCTATAACACCAGGACACACAGGAGGACCTATAGAGATCCTAGAGAGAGCACAGAGCCACCAGCTTCATGTCCAAGCCTAGACCTCGAGCTCAACCTCACGTTTGAGCCCCCAAGAAGCCACATCAGTGGAGAAGAGCGAATCAAACAGGACTGCAATTCCAGGGATAATTCCGGCAGCTTGTCGAGGTCCTTGACGTCCCTCGAAACAGAGCAGCAGGAGATGGTGGCTGCGGTGTGCATGCGGTGCCACATGTTGGTCATGATGTCCAAGGCCACCCCATCATGCCCGAATTGCAAGTTTGTGCACCCACCAAGTTATAGTTCATCGAGGTCGCTTAAGCCAGGGTTTAAGCTACTATGCTGCAAGGATTAA